One genomic window of Trichlorobacter lovleyi includes the following:
- the cheB gene encoding chemotaxis-specific protein-glutamate methyltransferase CheB encodes MKPIRVLVVDDSAYSRRSISKMLEGMPGVEVVGYAVDGEEGIRQVISLKPDLVTLDLEMPRMDGFTLLRILTSRFSLPVLVISALSDADKVFRALEMGALDFVAKPIQGNALELNSIELDLKWKVKQIMVSLLSKKARQTAPLPELDKPRKPLRSAGKRAVELVAIASSTGGPPALQSIFSSFDQSYPFAVVVAQHMPHGFTRAFADRLNRTSPFTVREAHDGDPVEPGLALIAPGGCNLLLEEVGAGIRARVKPPEASDRYVPSADVLFTSCAPLYGSRMLAVVLTGMGNDGSKGVVAVKERGGQVLAESEDSAVVYGMPREAVATGCVDRIVPLPGISQAILACGGFGSPKLIL; translated from the coding sequence ATGAAACCGATCCGGGTACTGGTGGTGGATGATTCGGCCTATAGCCGTCGCAGTATCAGCAAGATGCTGGAGGGAATGCCCGGGGTTGAGGTGGTCGGCTATGCGGTGGACGGCGAGGAGGGGATCCGCCAGGTTATTTCACTCAAGCCTGATCTGGTGACCCTTGACCTGGAGATGCCGCGCATGGACGGTTTTACCCTGCTGCGGATTCTGACCAGCCGCTTCAGTCTGCCGGTACTGGTCATCAGTGCCCTGTCTGACGCAGACAAGGTCTTTCGCGCCCTTGAAATGGGGGCGCTTGATTTTGTGGCCAAGCCGATTCAGGGTAATGCCCTCGAACTGAACAGCATTGAGCTGGATCTGAAGTGGAAGGTAAAGCAGATCATGGTGAGCCTGCTCAGTAAAAAGGCTCGCCAGACAGCACCGCTGCCGGAGCTGGATAAGCCGCGCAAACCGTTGCGGTCTGCCGGCAAACGTGCCGTTGAACTGGTGGCTATTGCCTCATCAACCGGCGGACCACCGGCCCTGCAATCGATTTTCAGTTCTTTTGACCAAAGCTACCCTTTTGCCGTGGTGGTTGCCCAGCATATGCCCCACGGATTTACCCGGGCCTTTGCTGACCGCCTGAACCGTACCTCGCCCTTTACGGTACGTGAGGCCCATGATGGGGATCCGGTTGAGCCGGGTCTGGCACTGATCGCCCCTGGTGGCTGTAATCTGCTGCTTGAAGAGGTTGGTGCCGGCATCCGCGCCAGGGTAAAACCGCCGGAAGCCAGTGATCGTTATGTCCCCTCTGCTGACGTGCTGTTTACATCCTGCGCCCCGCTGTACGGCAGCCGGATGCTGGCGGTGGTACTGACCGGTATGGGCAATGACGGCAGCAAAGGGGTGGTTGCAGTCAAGGAACGGGGCGGCCAGGTGCTGGCGGAATCAGAGGACAGTGCGGTGGTCTACGGCATGCCCCGCGAGGCCGTGGCAACCGGATGCGTTGACCGCATCGTGCCGTTACCGGGCATCAGTCAGGCAATACTTGCATGTGGCGGATTTGGCAGTCCGAAATTGATACTTTGA
- the leuS gene encoding leucine--tRNA ligase, whose amino-acid sequence MSADQKYTPAEVEAKWQQQWEAQKTFKVTEDPSRKKYYLLEMFPYPSGRIHMGHVRNYSIGDVVGRFKRMRGFNVLHPMGWDAFGMPAENAAIKNNCHPAAWTYENMAYMRDQLKQMGLSYDWDRELATCDVSYYRWEQKLFLEMYKRGLAYKKQSFVNWCPSCETVLANEQVEDGGCWRCDTEVVQKELEQWFFKITDYAEELLEFTNKLPGWPERVLTMQRNWIGKSIGCEIDFQLDGREGEIRVFTTRPDTLFGATFMSLAPEHPKALELTTADRRAEIEAFIDKVKKTDRIARTADDLEKEGVFTGSYCINPATGCKMPIYLANFVLVEYGTGAVMAVPTHDQRDFEFAQKYELPLVVVIQPEAEQLDPARMTAAFTDVGVMTNSGQFDGQKSDSAKEAIAAWLEQQGKGKKTVNFRLRDWGVSRQRYWGSPIPIIYCDCCGAVPVPDKDLPVVLPHDVQFTGEGGSPLATLESFTKVDCPLCGKPARRETDTMDTFVESSWYFLRYCCPDFEGGMLDKARAQYWMSVDQYIGGIEHAVLHLLYARFFTKVMRDLGYVDVDEPFTNLLTQGMVIKDGAKMSKSKGNVVDPDALIKRYGADTARLFSLFAAPPEKDLDWNEQGVDGCYRFLNRVWKLVHENIETVLSAPALDPAALTDEERSLRRAVHKTLKKVTEDIDERFHFNTAIAAVMELMNTLQGARLATPQAAAVMKEALELVVTMLAPFVPHITEELWQSLGHATPLSATVWPAWDSEAVVDEELLVVVQVNGKLRSKLSVAVGIDEEAIKQLALADDKVKVFTDGMQIRKVIYVPGKLVNIVVG is encoded by the coding sequence ATGTCAGCAGATCAGAAGTATACACCGGCCGAGGTTGAGGCCAAATGGCAGCAACAATGGGAGGCTCAGAAGACCTTCAAGGTAACAGAGGATCCTTCCCGGAAGAAATATTACCTGCTGGAGATGTTTCCCTATCCCTCCGGCCGTATCCATATGGGCCATGTCCGTAACTATTCCATCGGTGATGTGGTTGGCCGTTTCAAGCGGATGCGCGGTTTTAATGTGCTGCATCCCATGGGGTGGGATGCCTTTGGCATGCCTGCCGAGAACGCCGCCATCAAGAACAACTGTCACCCGGCTGCCTGGACCTATGAAAACATGGCCTATATGCGGGATCAGTTGAAGCAGATGGGGCTTTCCTATGATTGGGATCGTGAACTGGCCACCTGCGATGTCAGCTATTACCGCTGGGAACAGAAGCTGTTCCTGGAGATGTATAAGCGGGGGCTGGCGTACAAGAAACAGTCCTTTGTGAACTGGTGCCCTTCCTGCGAAACCGTGCTGGCCAACGAGCAGGTGGAGGACGGTGGTTGCTGGCGTTGTGATACCGAGGTGGTGCAGAAGGAGTTGGAGCAGTGGTTCTTCAAGATCACCGATTATGCTGAGGAGCTGCTTGAGTTTACCAACAAGCTGCCTGGCTGGCCTGAGCGGGTGCTGACCATGCAGCGCAACTGGATCGGCAAGAGTATCGGTTGTGAGATCGACTTTCAGCTGGATGGCCGGGAAGGGGAGATCAGGGTCTTTACCACCCGGCCCGACACCCTGTTTGGTGCCACCTTCATGTCGCTGGCCCCCGAGCACCCCAAGGCACTGGAGTTGACCACGGCTGATCGTCGTGCTGAGATTGAGGCCTTCATTGACAAGGTCAAAAAGACCGACCGGATTGCCCGCACAGCTGATGACCTGGAAAAGGAAGGCGTCTTTACCGGTTCCTACTGCATTAACCCGGCTACCGGTTGCAAGATGCCGATCTATCTGGCCAATTTCGTGCTGGTGGAGTACGGCACCGGTGCGGTCATGGCGGTGCCGACCCATGATCAGCGTGACTTTGAGTTTGCCCAAAAGTATGAGCTGCCGTTGGTGGTGGTGATCCAGCCTGAAGCTGAACAGCTTGACCCGGCCAGGATGACGGCAGCCTTTACTGACGTCGGTGTCATGACCAATTCGGGCCAGTTTGACGGCCAGAAGAGCGACAGTGCCAAGGAGGCCATTGCCGCCTGGCTGGAGCAGCAGGGCAAGGGTAAGAAAACCGTGAACTTCCGCTTGCGGGATTGGGGGGTATCCCGTCAGAGATACTGGGGTTCTCCGATTCCGATCATCTATTGCGACTGTTGTGGCGCAGTGCCGGTACCGGACAAGGATCTGCCGGTGGTGCTGCCCCATGATGTGCAGTTTACCGGGGAAGGCGGCTCGCCATTGGCGACCCTGGAAAGCTTTACCAAGGTGGATTGCCCGCTCTGCGGCAAGCCGGCCCGCCGTGAAACCGATACCATGGACACCTTTGTAGAGTCTTCCTGGTATTTTCTGCGCTACTGCTGCCCGGATTTTGAAGGGGGCATGCTGGACAAGGCCCGCGCCCAGTACTGGATGTCGGTTGACCAGTATATCGGCGGCATCGAACATGCGGTGCTGCACCTGCTCTATGCCCGCTTCTTTACCAAGGTCATGCGCGATCTTGGCTACGTGGATGTGGATGAGCCGTTCACCAATCTGCTGACCCAGGGGATGGTGATCAAGGATGGCGCCAAGATGAGCAAATCCAAGGGCAACGTGGTTGACCCGGATGCCCTGATCAAACGCTACGGCGCTGACACGGCCCGCCTGTTCTCGCTGTTTGCGGCACCGCCTGAAAAAGATCTGGATTGGAACGAGCAGGGGGTTGACGGCTGTTACCGCTTCCTGAACCGCGTCTGGAAACTGGTTCATGAGAACATCGAGACGGTGTTGTCTGCTCCTGCCCTTGACCCTGCAGCGCTGACCGATGAGGAACGCAGCCTGCGTCGCGCCGTCCATAAGACCCTCAAGAAGGTCACCGAGGATATTGATGAACGTTTCCACTTCAACACCGCCATTGCCGCGGTGATGGAGCTGATGAACACCCTGCAGGGGGCCCGTCTTGCAACACCACAGGCCGCTGCGGTCATGAAAGAGGCACTGGAACTGGTGGTGACCATGCTGGCTCCGTTTGTCCCCCATATCACCGAGGAACTCTGGCAGTCGCTTGGCCATGCCACGCCCCTCTCGGCAACCGTCTGGCCTGCCTGGGACAGTGAGGCGGTGGTGGATGAAGAACTGCTGGTGGTGGTGCAGGTCAACGGCAAGCTGCGTTCCAAGCTCTCGGTGGCAGTCGGCATTGATGAGGAGGCGATCAAGCAGCTGGCCCTTGCTGATGACAAGGTCAAGGTCTTTACTGACGGCATGCAGATCCGCAAGGTGATCTATGTGCCAGGAAAGCTGGTGAACATCGTTGTCGGCTAG
- the lptE gene encoding LptE family protein, whose amino-acid sequence MSARLKLGKALMLLLLVLSAAGCGYHFTADSGTRLPAGQRVWVPFFKNSTSCANGSVALKRAVFDQFAEQRTILPAASAEQADLILEGTLTGYSAGVVSYSAADKAREYRLTITADITVRQRGAAKESTPLWRGTLSAWQDYPVAATIELQRSNEDAALTAASRKLAQQLIWSLEQQY is encoded by the coding sequence TTGTCGGCTAGGTTGAAGCTGGGTAAGGCCTTGATGCTCCTGCTGCTGGTATTGTCGGCAGCAGGTTGCGGCTACCATTTTACCGCAGACAGCGGCACCAGACTGCCGGCCGGACAGCGGGTCTGGGTGCCGTTTTTTAAGAATTCTACGTCCTGTGCCAATGGATCGGTTGCCCTGAAAAGGGCTGTCTTTGATCAGTTTGCCGAACAGCGCACTATCCTGCCCGCTGCAAGCGCGGAACAGGCCGATCTGATTCTGGAGGGTACTCTGACCGGTTATAGCGCCGGTGTGGTCAGTTACTCAGCAGCTGACAAGGCCCGGGAATACCGTCTGACCATTACGGCTGATATTACCGTGCGTCAACGTGGTGCTGCCAAAGAGAGTACTCCGCTCTGGCGTGGAACCCTCTCGGCCTGGCAGGACTATCCGGTGGCTGCCACCATTGAGTTGCAGCGCAGCAATGAGGATGCCGCTTTGACCGCTGCCAGCCGCAAACTGGCACAACAGCTGATCTGGAGCCTGGAACAACAGTACTGA